The following are encoded together in the Rhizophagus irregularis chromosome 21, complete sequence genome:
- a CDS encoding mitochondrial 54S ribosomal protein mL59, translating into MSAIKRISEQALNHLRRTYTPSDFKPKFMYKNIWGRKRYMHPKVSLRKLADMRKNAECLGINTESIGLPPKKEKKPPRTKPPKGAKHERNAPERKAKIQKALEEMPKTIENWRKGKLEEKEKSKPSLPF; encoded by the exons ATGTCGGCTATAAAAAGAATATCCGAACAAGCATTAAACCATTTAAGAAGAACTTATACACCTTCAGATTTCAAACCTAAATTTATGTACAAAAATATATGGGGACGTAAAAGATATATGCACCCAAAAGTATCTTTACGTAAATTGGCTGATATGAGAAAAAATGCTGAATGTTTAGGAATAAATACGGAGAGTATTGGGCTTCCACccaagaaagaaaagaaacctCCTAGAACTAAACCTCCTAAAGGTGCTAAACACGAAAGAAATGCTCCGGAGAG GAAAGCGAAAATACAGAAAGCTTTGGAAGAAATGCCAAAAACTATCGAAAATTGGAGaaag GGAAAACTTGAAGAAAAGGAAAAGAGCAAACCATCATTgcctttttaa